In the genome of Serratia symbiotica (Periphyllus acericola), the window AAGCGCTGTAATATTTGGTGATATCCTTCCACGACACACCCTGCAACGCCAGCATCAGTGATACCACCAATAGGCAAACCGCAGTGGCATTCAACATATTGCTGACGAACACCCACAGGCTCAGTAATACTAGGCCGATCAGGATGTATTCCTTGCGGGTCAGTTTGCCCATTTCATTCAGTGCGTTGTTAGCCAAGGAGGCCACTTTACTGCTGTGGGTCAACCCCGGCTTATAAAGGTAATAGGAAATAAGCGGCTCAATAATCAATAACATCAGACCGACCTAAGGAATGCCAGGAACCACTGTATCCAACTGATGTTCACCCCAGCGATTTTGCCGACAAACTCCACGCCCAGCACGTTGGGTGCGGCACCGGTGACAAACATTGAGGAACTGATGCTAGTACCCACCACCATCATCCACATAATGTAGCCGCCGATACGATATGATGAGGGATCATTGGGGAATGAATCAAACAACGGCGGCAAATTTTTCACTACCGGGAACACCGTGCCTCCGCCATACGGTGGTGCTAGAGAAGCCCGCCAGCTCCCATTTAAGCGCTTCTTTGTCGGCTTTAAAACCCGGTTCAGCCAGATCCTACGCGCTGAACAACACCCAATTGGCACTCAATACACTGGTGGTTACTGCGATAAAGCTGATAGCGGTGGCTGGGATCGGCTCCAGAATCATGCCGACGATCATTGCCAAAAAGATGGCGAAGTAGCGCCAGGCTTGTGGCAGCCTGCTATCAGGCACCGGTATCAATAACAGGATCGCAAGCACTGCCAACGGTGCTATCGCTTTCCAGATTTTTTCCTGAGTTTGAGACATGTGGATTCTCCTGACAGTTATTATTTTTAATTACCCGGTAATTGCGCCAGCAGCCAAGTGACTATCAACAGGTCAGCGCTGCCGCCAGGACTAAGGTTGCGCGCGATGCATTCGCCGTCGAAGCGATACAGACGCTGCAGCCAGTGCAGGCCATTTATACCGCTAAGTGAAGCAACATTAGTGTCATCATTGTCAGCCATCAGCCACAGCAGACTGTCTATTAGCGCCGCTTGTTGGTCATATCCCGCCATAAGGCGCAGCCGATACAGCGGCAAAGCACCACAAACTACCAGCCGAAAGCCAGACTCCGCCGCGTGGCGTGCACCGCTCAGCTTGTTTGCGGCAAACAACCGCTGAGCAACAGTCTGCCAGCTTTTGGTGGGCCGTAGCTCCCATTCCACCAACCCTTGACACATCGCCGCTGTCTCCGCACACAACGCCTCGGCGTTCAGCGCGCGCTGCTGCCGTTGCAAGCAACCAAAAGCGGCACACATTAGGCCAAGAGAAAATATGCGGCCTTTATGGGTATTGATACCGCCGGTGGCGCAGAATATGTGGTTTTCACAGGCCATGCCCAGCGGCCGTAGCCGCGCCAACTGCTGCGTGGCGGGCAATGCGGCATCTTAACCCCCGCTTGATAAAAGCGCGGTAGCCACACGCTGATGGTGCGGGCGCTGCGGTAAAAATGGCCTGGCTCCATGTCGTGATGCGCGCCAGTGTTATGACGGTCCACCAACCCTGGTTTAGGTGTGAGGTTGACTTCCACCAACAGAGCACGGTAGGCGGTGCGGGCAAAATTGCAGGCTTCCTGCTAAATGTGCACAGGCGAATCACCCGTTTGAGATCGCAGGATTGATTATCCTTTCCATTTCATTTAGCAACTGTGGGCTAGCAAGTCGTCGCTGACGGGCGCAGACCTTTGCAGGCTGGCGGCACAGCAAGCAGCGGCGCTCTGGCAGACCGATATTACGCCGTGACAGAATGCGCCCCTCCGGGGTGAGCACATCGATATCCCACAGTCGGCCAATCGGCTGGCGTATTTCCAACTGTATGGCACAATCTTTCACTCGCCACGCGTCCGCCTGTAGTGCTAGATAGCCTTCACAACCCGGTAGGCAACGCCAAGATTGCGGCTTGCAGGTAGTGCTAACCCTGTTCAGATAGCAGTTGACGCAGCGCCTGCCAAACAAGGTTAAAGATGCGGTGCGTTAACGCGTTATCCTTCACCGACCCAGGCTCGTCAGCAACGTCGGCAGGCTGACCGGGCGATTAACGGCCAATTGGGGATCGACGGCTAGCATGGTTTACTCCGCCACTTGGATGAACTACATCGCTCACCGAACCATCACGGTAGCGCACTACTGCTACCACTTTGTTGGTGAAGGCGATCGGTGCTGGTTCACCGGTCAGTTGTAGCGCACATTGACGTAGCCAGCCGATGCTCACCACCGACAGCCAAGCTTGCTGTAACCGCTGTGCCAGCTCGCCGCGCCGGGCTAACGGCGATGCCGTGTTCAGTGACCAGGATGTCGATGCTATCCACCCGATCCTGCGCCAGGCTGGCCGGATGATGCGGGTACGGCAAGATCTGTTCGGTCACCACCTTTTCCGCCGCTTCGGCATCCACCCGCGCATAACCGATCGAACCGCAAGCTTCGCCGCTGTAACCATTGGCGTTGCTAAACTCATCGCAAGCCGACATCGCGAGGAAAGCAACGTCGATCTTCAACTCACCGGACTTGATCAAATTGACCCGGCCACCGTAGGAATTAAGTTGTACTGGTTCCTCCAGCAAGCCAGGCGAGATGGCATCTGCTAGCGACCCGCGCAGGCCGGAGATGTAGATGCAGCTCACCACATCGTGGTGGATATGTCCAACCAGCGGCGCATGACAATCGGACAGCGAGCTAGAGGCTAGTGTCTCCATCACCTGATTCAGCGCCAGATCCCCACTACGAATCACATGGTGAAAGGAGATGGTCATGCCGTCCTGCAACCCGCCACAGCGCACCGCCTGCTGCAACGAGTCGCAGCGTTTGATGTCACACGGTTTACGCGCCTGCAAATTGGCCTTGGAAGCATCCTGATAGCAGCCCACGTTCACAGCGTTATTAAAGCTCATCAGTCGTTGTTGACGATCCATCATGCCTCCTCTTGCTGCATGGGCTGTTCCCGAATACCGGACAGTGCCGCGTGCTCCAGCATTAACCGCGCACGTTCAATCACCGGGCTATCAACCATCTTACCGTTGAGTAACGCCACGCCCCTCCTGTTCTGCTACCTCGGCGGCTTCCACCACTTGCCAGGCATGGGCGACTTCTATGGCGCTCGGCGCATACACCTTGTGCAACAATTCGATCTGCCGTGGGTTGATCAGCGATTTACCGTCGAAATCAAGCTGCTTGATCAGTGCTGCTTATTGCAAGAACCCGGCCTCGTGGTTGGCATCGGAATAAACGGTATCGAACGCCTGGATGCCAGCGGCGCACGCCGCTGGCATCAGCGGGAAGCGGGCGAAAAGCAGTTCGATGTCCTCTGGCGACCGCTTGGTGCACAGGTTGCGCACGTAGTCTTCTGCCCCCAATGAGATACCCATCAGGTACGGCGAAATCTGGGCGATCACCACCGCGTTGGTAATGCCCTGTGCCGATTCGATCACTGCTAGCAGACCAGTGCTGCCGACTGGGCGGCCACAGTCGGCCTCAATGGCGGCGATTTCTCGTGACATATCAGTAACATCCTACGCGCAGTCGGTCTTAGGCAACCGCACGATATCCGTTCCCACCGCGCCCTACCGCCTACAGGTCAGCCAAGCCATAAGCAGAATCTAGCGCGTTGCCCAAAACAATAGTCTCTACCTCTTGATACAGTGGGCGCTGCAACGCGTGATACACCCGCCAGCGGGCGGCGTCCTTCTCGCGCAGGATCACCGAGTCCTCCAAATTGAACATCAGCGCATCAGCCTGGTAGATAAAGGCATTGCTCTCCTCTCAAGATAGTGGGCTGCTGTCGCTGGCGCGAATCAGCACCGTCTCCAGACGTGCGCGCAGCACGCAGTCCAGCCCCCTTTATCGTCGACTATCACCTGCACTGGTTACACCCCATAACATTGCAGTACTTCCAGCACTCTGTGTAGAATGGCTATGCCAAACTGTTTCTACACGCTGCTGGCGATCAGCAGGTCAGGCTCCGGCCCTTCGCCGGGGCGTTATTTACCAGTTTTAGTACGCTTTTTTATCAATTAATTGTTTTATCTCTATGAGGCTTTTCACTAGATTAGATGGCCAAAAGAGGCATTGGCTAAACATGATTGTATAGCACAGTGGCAATACTGTGCGCAAAAGGTGCAGCGCCTGCCCAATAGTGTTTCTGAACTGGGCAGGCGTAGCGGGACGTGCCATCATTAAGCGGCCTTCTTGTTGCGCAGCAGCATGTAGGAAAGGCCGAGTACCATAAACCACAGCGGCGTGGCGATCAGAGCTTGGCGGGTATCTTCACGAAGCGCTAGCAGCACCAGAATAAAGGCAAAGAACGCGATACAAATCCAGCACATTAGCCTGCCTGCCGGCATCTTATAGATTGATTTATGGTGTAACGCGGGGTGCTGTTTGCGATAAACCAGGTAAGAACATAGGATGATACTCCAGACGAACATGAACAAGATCGCCGAAACCGTGGTGACTAAGGTAAACACCACCATCACGTTTGGGATCAGTAAAATCAGCACTGAGCCACACAACAAGCAAAGGCATGAGAAGATCAGACCATTGGCTGGTACCGCGCGTTTAGACAGGTTGGCGAACGATTTTAGCGCATCGCCTTCCTGTGCCAAGCCGAACAGTATGCGACTGGTAGAAAACACCCCACTGTTGGCAGAAGAAGCGGCTGAGGTCAGCACCACGAAGTTGATAATGCTGGCCGCTGCCGGTAGGCCGATCAGGACGAATAACTCAACGAATGGGCTTTTATCTGCAACAACCGAGTTCCAAGGCGTGACCGACATGATCACCATCAGCGCGAATACATAGAACATAATGATGCGCAGTGGAATGGCGTTGATGGCGCGCGGCAGCACTTTTTCTGGCACTTTGGTTTCCGCTGCGGTAGTACCCACCAATTCAATACCGACGAAGGCGAATACCGCAATCTGGAAGCCAGCGAAGAAGCCGCTGATGCCTTTCGGAAACAATCCACCGTTATTCCACAGGTGTGAAAGCGAGGCAACAGTACCAGACGGAGACTGGAACTGCATGACGATCATCACGAGCCCAATGATGATCAGGCTGATGGTGGCGACGATTTTTATCATTGCGAACCAGAACTCCGTTTCGCCGAACACCTTCACCGTCACCAGGTTCAGGACAAGCAGCAGCAGTACGCACAGCAGTGAGCAGATCCACTGCGACAATTCGGGGAACCAGAACTGAGCGTAGGCAGTGATCGCTACCACGTCGGCGATGCCGGTAACCACCCAACAGAACCAGTAAGTCCAGCCGGTAAAAAAACCGGCCCATGGGCCGATCAGATCTGCGGCAAAATCACTGAACGACTTATACTCAAGATTGGACAGCAACAGTTCGCCCATGGCACGCATCACGAAGAACAACATAAAGCCAATTATCATGTACACGATGATGATGGAAGGGCCAGCTAGGCTGATGGTTTTGCCGGAACCCATAAACAGACCTGTACCGATCGCGCCGCCAATCGAGATCAGTTGAATATGCCGATTGGTTAAGTTTCGTCGTAGATGTTTTTTTGACGCGGGCGTAACGTCGGTGGTTATTTTAGAGTGATCTACCATTTAATCATGTCCTGTTTTACCTGTCATTAGTGGGATATGTAAGTTCTGAGGTGGCTGTTTTTTTACGTTTATTAGATTGGCTTGGTTTAGTAAGCCAGTGTGACAACCTCTCCCTTGTGCAACAGATTTACAACAATTATATGCGAGATTAAAGTTGATTATTCCTTAACGCTGTCATTACGGGGGTAGAAATGGGACGTTCAAGGAGTGGAAGATTACTCTGAAAAATAAAAATGGTAATTTAACAGAAATTATGTGGATTATTTTATCGAAAAAACATGGTATTGCCAATTCTACATGAATAATATAATCCGTGTAAGCATTTGACAGTAACGCAGCAGAAGAAAATAATGAAGCCATTGGGTCGTGAGCTCAGTTGGTAGAGCAGTTGACTCCTAATTAATTGTTCACAGGTTCGAACCCTGTACTACCCACCAACAAACCATGCAATGGCATGGGTGATTCATAGACATTATTTCAATTTTTTCAGCTCAAGTGGCGTTGTTGAATAAATTGAACTTTTGGCCGGCACGCGGATCAGATCACTCTCCTCCTGTCAAAATAGCGACATTCCGTGGCCCAGCAAAAGTTCAACATCACCAACTGGAAGGCTTACAACAACGCCCTTATCACTCGGGGTTTACTCACTTTCTCGGTGGATGAAACGGCACTTCACGCCTGGTACTGCGAGGCAAAACCTTCTCTGCGTGGTCGCCCACCACATTATTCCGATATGGCAATCACCAGCGTATTGATGCTGAAACGGATTTTCGGCCTGACACTTCGCGCCCTACAGGGCTTTGTCGACTCCATTGTCACACTGATCAAAGTGCCGTTGAACTGCCCGGACGACACCTGCATCAGTAAGCGGGCAAAGTCCGGCCATGTCCCGTTTAAAACCGCAACGCCGGGTGAAATTGCGCACTTCGTTATCGACTCTAGCGGGCTCAACGTGTTGGGTTAAGGGGAGTGGAAGGTAAAAAAACACGGTCAGGAAAAACGGCGTATCTGGCGAAAACTGCATTTTTCTGTAGATACAGAAACACATGAGGTCATCTGTGCTGACCTTTCCTTGAGCAATGTCACCGATACCGAAGCCTTACCAGGTCTCATCCGTCAGAGGTACCGTAAAATCAAAGTCGCCTCGGCGGATCGGGCTTAGGATACGCGAGTGTGTGATGATGAGTTAAGGGGCAAGAAGCTCAGGGCGTTAATACCGCCCAAAAGCGGAGCCCGTTATTGGTCGGCAGACTATGCAGAGCGAAATCAAGCGGTGGTAAACCAGCGCGTTACCGGAGACAACACACGGTGGAAAAGTATCATAGGCTACCACCGACGTTCGATAGCGGCAACAGCGAGGTACAGAGTAAAACAGCTATTTGGTGGTCACCTGTCGCGGTGAGATTATGATGGGCAAGTTGCAGAGGCGCTGGCCATGATCTGTGCATTAAACAAGATGCCGCTCGCCGGTATGCCAGAAAGTGTACGCCTTGCCTGAAAGATGCAAATTCACGGGACTCTTTATTCCAAATCTGATTTATTCAACAAAGCCATTAAGATCTTAAAATTTTAGTGTGCAATGATATTGAGCAAATGACCTTGGGCGGTGGTTGTCGGTACCAAGATGGTACTTTTTTAACAGAAAGATCAGCGGTTAGGCTAAGAGCAATTTGGCCGCCGTGGTGGTTTTTTCGTCAAATTAACTTGGCCTTCGCACGGCCTGAAAGGAGATGACTATGGGTCTGTTAAATAGCGTATTGGGTAACATTCTGTAGGGTGTCAGCAGCAAGGGCATCGATTATGCCGCCATTATGCAATGGGTTGAACAACAGGGTGGGGTGGCCTACAGGCGATTTTGGACAAA includes:
- a CDS encoding triphosphoribosyl-dephospho-CoA synthase — its product is MACENHIFCATGGINTHKGRIFSLGLMCAAFGCLQRQQRALNAEALCAETAAMCQGLVEWELRPTKSWQTVAQRLFAANKLSGARHAAESGFRLVVCGALPLYRLRLMAGYDQQAALIDSLLWLMADNDDTNVASLSGINGLHWLQRLYRFDGECIARNLSPGGSADLLIVTWLLAQLPGN
- a CDS encoding triphosphoribosyl-dephospho-CoA synthase, with product MEVNLTPKPGLVDRHNTGAHHDMEPGHFYRSARTISVWLPRFYQAGVKMPHCPPRSSWRGYGRWAWPVKTTYSAPPAVSIPIKAAYFLLA
- the cycA gene encoding D-serine/D-alanine/glycine transporter — encoded protein: MVDHSKITTDVTPASKKHLRRNLTNRHIQLISIGGAIGTGLFMGSGKTISLAGPSIIIVYMIIGFMLFFVMRAMGELLLSNLEYKSFSDFAADLIGPWAGFFTGWTYWFCWVVTGIADVVAITAYAQFWFPELSQWICSLLCVLLLLVLNLVTVKVFGETEFWFAMIKIVATISLIIIGLVMIVMQFQSPSGTVASLSHLWNNGGLFPKGISGFFAGFQIAVFAFVGIELVGTTAAETKVPEKVLPRAINAIPLRIIMFYVFALMVIMSVTPWNSVVADKSPFVELFVLIGLPAAASIINFVVLTSAASSANSGVFSTSRILFGLAQEGDALKSFANLSKRAVPANGLIFSCLCLLCGSVLILLIPNVMVVFTLVTTVSAILFMFVWSIILCSYLVYRKQHPALHHKSIYKMPAGRLMCWICIAFFAFILVLLALREDTRQALIATPLWFMVLGLSYMLLRNKKAA